The DNA sequence TGGGAACATCTGAAAAAGCACGCCAACATTCCCAGTCTTGACCGCAGTCTCCTGACAGAGCTGGTTGATTCCATCTATGTTTTTGAGGGGAACGCTATTACCATACGATTTCAATGTGCCAGTCCCTTTCTTTTTCAGGAGAAGTTCTTTCCATAATTTAATTGGCCGTATTGGTTGTGTATAAACATAGGGTGCCACCGGCCCCATTGGTGCTACTGGTGCTGCCGGTGTAACTGGCGCAACTGGCCCTACCGGTGCTGACGGCGCAACTGGCCCTACTGGTGCTATTGGTGTAACTGGCGCAACTGGCGCAACTGGCCCTACCGGCGCTACCGGCGTTGCCGGCGCAACTGGCCCTACCGGCGCTACCGGCGTTGCCGGCGCAACTGGCCCTACCGGTGCTACCGGCGTTGCCGGCGCAACTGGCCCTACCGGTGCTGACGGCGCAACCGGCCCTACTGGCCCTACCGGTACTCTCGGCGCAACCGGCCCTACTGGTCCTACCGGTACTGCCGGCGCAACTGGCCCTACTGGTCCTACCGGCGCTGACGGCGCAACTGGCCCTACTGGTCCTACCGGCGCTGACGGCGCTACTGGTCCTACTGGTCCTACCGGCGCTACTGGCCCTACTGGTCCTACCGGCGCTGGTGCAGTTGTTGCCTTTGCATCGGGTACCCCCGCAGTAGTCACCACGGTTCTGGGTGGCTTGGTGGGTACCACCACTGCAGTCGGGTTCGGCAACTCCGTTGCTGGCCTGAATATTGTAGGTGGTGTTATTGATACCACCGGTACCACCAATATGGCCTTCTCTGTGCCTCGTGATGGCACAATAACTTCTCTCGCTGCTGAATTCAGCCTGTCGTTGGCTGCAACCTTAGTTGGCTCCACCGTTACAGTGTCGGCACAATTGTTCTCAGCACCTGCACTGAGCAATTCCTTTTCAGCGGTACCAGGGGCACTTGTCACACTGGCTCCGCCTTATACTGGAATTGTAGCTGTAGGCGCCTCCTCTGCCGGGGTAACCACCGGGCTTTCAATACCGGTTACAGCAGGTACCCGCTTAATGTTGGTTTTCGCTGCCAATGTAACAGCAGGTATTGACATTGCTACTACTCTGACTGGCTTTGCCAGTGCGGGAGTCAACATCGTATAAAGCGAAGCCTTTTTGAGATACCGCAATCGCCTCACTGTATAATGAAATTACAACAGGCAACGGATATACTCATATAACTTCTTGCGTGTAGATGAGTATAAAGCCGGTATAGACTGCCTTTGGCGGTTAGCGGCAGATCGCCGCTGTTTAAAACCCCAGTGGGGTTTTAAACCTATACAACTATAAAAGTTTGAAAGGGAAGCGGCTCTGCGAGCCGCTTCCCTTTTTCTGGTTTGTATTTAATACCCGGCGGCTATTTCAGCGGCCCGCTTAGCATACTTACTGGTTTTTTGCTCATACATCTTTTTATCTGCCGATGAAACCACCTGATCAATGCTCGCCTGAGGGTCTTGTGTCAAACTGGTAATACCATAGCTGAAAGAAAGCTTGTAAGCCCTTTTTTCCGAGAGGTTAATTTCCTCCAATGCCTGCTGCGCCCGCAGAATCAGCCTCTCTGCCACATCCGTTTCACATTGGAGCAGCACAATAAATTCATCCCCGCCCCAGCGGCAGATCGCATCGCTCTGGCGAATGCTTTGGCGAATGGCACCAATAACCCCGGTAATCATTTCATCTCCGGCATCGTGGCCGTAGGTATCGTTGATGTATTTCAGGCCGTCCAAATCCACAAAGCATACGCTGACCGGTGCCGGCACAAGCCTTGCATTGGAAATTAAATTCTGCATCAGCTTGTAGCCATGATCCCGATTGTAAACGCCTGTCATGTTATCGATGGAGGCAAAGTATTTAAGCTGCTCCTCATGCACCTTCTGCGCGGTGATATCCACAGCGGTTTCAATGTGCACATTGCGCCCGTCAATCCAGCGGATAATGGAATCCTTGGCTAAATACCAACGGCCATTGACTGTATTTTGAAACTCCCAGCTGTAGGATTCCCGCAGAATGTTCCCCTTATTATCGATCATTTTGGGAATGGGGCAAAAGGGACAGGGGCCGGTCTGCCCCACCTGAAGCACCTGCCAGCAGGTTTTGCCGATCAGTTGGTCCACCGGCTTTTCCAAAACATCTGCAACCACCCGGTTGGTAAAGGTAATCTCATAAGTATCCAGCGTATTGACATAAATAACGCTTTCAATGTTATCCGAGATGGTTTGGAGGATTTCCCGGCTTCTGCGGCTTTGCTCCTCCGCTTCCCGCCGGGCTATCAAAGAAACCACCACGCTGGCTGTGTTTTTGAGGAGCTGAATTTCGCTGCTGCTCCATTTGCGGCACGCGACACAATCATCGAAGCCGATGTATCCCACCGGGCGATCCATTTGATAAAGAGTGATAATGGCCAGCGCACGGATATTCTGCGCCTCAAGAATCACCCGGTCTTTTACCGGCAGTGTTTGGATGTCCTCGGTAACATACACTCCACTGTCAACAATGGAATCATAAGGATAAGAGTCTTTGGGCAGGTTCTGGAGCATATCAATAACAGGCTCTATGCCCTCCGCACACCATTCATAGGTGTTGCGGGTCATGGTATCGGATATTTCTTCAAAAACATAAGCCCGGCTGGCCCGCACATACCGCCCCACCATACGCAAAATCTTGTTGATGGCTGCATCCACATCCTGGGTATGATAAGCCGCCTGAAAAATGCCGGACATTAAATTGCTTGTATCCATAACAGCACGTGCCTCGGCATGGCTGCGCCTTGAAATATACAGAATAAAATAATTCTCGCCCTGAAACTCCATATGATTGCCGGAGATGGAAACCTCCACCGCCGCCGATTCAAAGTTGATTAAACGCGCCTTAACCCGATGAATGAAACCCACGCTGGTGAGGCTGTAAAGAATGTTTTCCATATCCTCCGGGTTTTCGAATCGAAGCAGCTGGCTCAGGCCAAGCTCCTGCTGATCTTTCCCAAAGTGCTCAATGGCAAGCAGGGGGTTGATCAGAATCTTGGCACTGACATTCACAAATACCAGCGGGTTACCTGGCCTGTTTCGGCAGACCACGATGGGGGTAGGGGCATTTTTAAAGGTGTTTTCAAGAAAAGAATATGTCATAGCTTCACCCTGTTTCATGCTCATCAAGAGCAGGGGTCCCAGTATTGACTCACTCCTGGGTCAGACAGGTAGAATTTCGAATAATCAGCTCTGTTCCCAGATAAATGTGCTGGGAGGGTGTATCCGGTTCAGAAAGCTGCTGTGCCAGAACATCACAGGCGGTATACCCCATTTGAAACCGGGGCAGGTTGGTGGTGGTAATGGAAGGGCTGGTGCTGACCGAAATATCCGTGTTATCCGATCCGATCACCATAATATCCTCTGGAACCCGCAGCCCCAGCTGAGAAGCCGCCTTGATCACAGCGGCGGCATACACATCGGTTGTAGCATAGATCAGGTTGGGCCGGTGGGCGGCGCTAAGAATCTGTGTGGCCGAAAACATGGCCAGACGAAAGCTGGTTTTAGGCACGGAAAGCTGCCAACCCACCGGTACCGTTACACCTGCGCTTTCAACTGCCGCCAAAAAGCCTTGCCTGCGGCGTATTGTGTTTTGGTAAAGGGGCGGGCCGCTGATGATAGCGATCTTGCGCCGCCCGGTGGAAAGTGCATACTCCCCCGCATTCTGGCTTGCGGAAAAATCATCCGCTGCAACAAAGGAGCCGCCGTATTCCTCCGAATACTGATGGCACTGGACAATGGGTATATGGCCGGAAAGCTTTGCCCAAAGCTCCGGGGCCAAGTAGCATGCCGAAATCAGCCCGGCTGACCGAGTGGAGCTGAGCAGCACCTTAAAGGCGGGGAAGTATTCCGGTGTCAGCTCACCGTTGTGCACCAAAAGACTATAGCCGTGCCGCACAGAGGCTGCCTGAATTCCGTCGATAATGGGGCCATAAAAACCATCCATCAGGCTGGGAACTGCCGCAATAATCAGTTCCCCCTGCCGGTTGGAGGATAAAGTTCCTCTAGGGCTATAGCCCATTTCCTCAATAATTTTTGTCACATGGCGAAAAGTATCCGGTCTCACATCCGCCGATTGATTGATCACTCGGGATACAGTTGCCACCGATACGCCTGCTGCCTGAGCCACCTGGGATATGGTGACTTTGGCACCCTGCTCCTTTATTTTTTCGCCTTCTTTCTGTTTATCCAATCCTGAGTCCTCCTTTCAAGGACAAGCTATTTTCTAAATTTTCACCTTTCAATCAGCCTCATCTGCACTTTCAAGTTGACTGATTCTATTGGCTTTTTAAAACTCTATGGGCAAACCGCACACCGGTGAAAAAACCATACAGTCTCGGAACGTGTTGCCTGCCAAAAGAGATTCACCTGCATACAGAAGCGCTCCGCTCCTGCTCACCTGACTGGCCAAAATGTGCCCTGCACTGCCACAAATCTCTATTTTGAAAATCGCGATGTTTTAAGTATAGTATACCTTATTCCCACACTAAAGTACAGCAAATAATGTAAATTACAATTTAAAATTCTATCTTCCTTCTATCTATACACAATTATTAAATTATGTATAGAAACATCTCTTGTTTTCTTCTGTTTTCCTCTATGTCTTACACAAATGTTAAAATGTAATTTCCAATTTTTGTTTAGATTTTGCAATCCGCCAGTTAATTTCTTTGCCAATACTCCCTTTTATTCCTCTGCATCTTATGATTCATTTAGAGTTTTTTTGCGCTTCAACACAAGCTCGACTTAAGTAATTTTGCCCCAGATGCTCAAAAAAGCTCAGCGGCAGAAGCGCCTGATTGTTCATCTACCCACTGGAAGGCGGCGATTGCTGAAAGGCTGCACGGTAAAACGCTTTTTTCATTGTAATTACACTCCTCTGTAAATACCATCCTTCTTTCTTCATTTACCCTTTCGGCCGCAATTGCCTATAACTTAGGGGCAATTCGGTTATAATTTTTTCCCCGAAGCCTTTGTTTGTTTAAAGGTCGATTTATAAAAGCTTTATGCCTGTTTTTCCGTGTACTACCCAAGAAGCTACAGAATAATTTCAGGTTTTTAGAACACCATCCAGCCTCTCTCTTAACACAGTTTTATATTCT is a window from the Oscillospiraceae bacterium MB08-C2-2 genome containing:
- a CDS encoding LacI family DNA-binding transcriptional regulator, which encodes MDKQKEGEKIKEQGAKVTISQVAQAAGVSVATVSRVINQSADVRPDTFRHVTKIIEEMGYSPRGTLSSNRQGELIIAAVPSLMDGFYGPIIDGIQAASVRHGYSLLVHNGELTPEYFPAFKVLLSSTRSAGLISACYLAPELWAKLSGHIPIVQCHQYSEEYGGSFVAADDFSASQNAGEYALSTGRRKIAIISGPPLYQNTIRRRQGFLAAVESAGVTVPVGWQLSVPKTSFRLAMFSATQILSAAHRPNLIYATTDVYAAAVIKAASQLGLRVPEDIMVIGSDNTDISVSTSPSITTTNLPRFQMGYTACDVLAQQLSEPDTPSQHIYLGTELIIRNSTCLTQE
- a CDS encoding exosporium glycoprotein BclB-related protein, with the protein product MGGLVGTTTAVGFGNSVAGLNIVGGVIDTTGTTNMAFSVPRDGTITSLAAEFSLSLAATLVGSTVTVSAQLFSAPALSNSFSAVPGALVTLAPPYTGIVAVGASSAGVTTGLSIPVTAGTRLMLVFAANVTAGIDIATTLTGFASAGVNIV
- a CDS encoding diguanylate cyclase, coding for MTYSFLENTFKNAPTPIVVCRNRPGNPLVFVNVSAKILINPLLAIEHFGKDQQELGLSQLLRFENPEDMENILYSLTSVGFIHRVKARLINFESAAVEVSISGNHMEFQGENYFILYISRRSHAEARAVMDTSNLMSGIFQAAYHTQDVDAAINKILRMVGRYVRASRAYVFEEISDTMTRNTYEWCAEGIEPVIDMLQNLPKDSYPYDSIVDSGVYVTEDIQTLPVKDRVILEAQNIRALAIITLYQMDRPVGYIGFDDCVACRKWSSSEIQLLKNTASVVVSLIARREAEEQSRRSREILQTISDNIESVIYVNTLDTYEITFTNRVVADVLEKPVDQLIGKTCWQVLQVGQTGPCPFCPIPKMIDNKGNILRESYSWEFQNTVNGRWYLAKDSIIRWIDGRNVHIETAVDITAQKVHEEQLKYFASIDNMTGVYNRDHGYKLMQNLISNARLVPAPVSVCFVDLDGLKYINDTYGHDAGDEMITGVIGAIRQSIRQSDAICRWGGDEFIVLLQCETDVAERLILRAQQALEEINLSEKRAYKLSFSYGITSLTQDPQASIDQVVSSADKKMYEQKTSKYAKRAAEIAAGY